Proteins from a single region of Parasedimentitalea psychrophila:
- a CDS encoding ROK family protein: MIDHQAIRNVTALAADIGGTKIRVSLVRGEEELDTRLLPTEQEIGPEGWLQHIRQAAQDWAGRFECLGVAVTGQIDGTMWKSVNPQVLSVGGAFPLVSALSEICDHVIARNDAQAAAWAEHIYGAGKGLDLVYLTISTGLGGGIVCNGKLLRGHRGLAGHFGQISPALADINGSDEPFEKSATGRWMAHEAAKQGLDISAKDIFENMVAGDAWSRQIIVTSARRVANLCRDIQYTLDPEVIVIGGGIGLATGYIDDVQNALLSTDPSQAMTIRTSAFKDRAGIVGIAALAAQSHLQRGGNDEKI; this comes from the coding sequence ATGATCGACCACCAGGCTATCAGAAATGTGACCGCTCTTGCGGCCGACATTGGGGGCACCAAAATCCGTGTTTCACTGGTGCGTGGAGAAGAAGAGCTGGACACACGCCTGTTGCCGACGGAGCAGGAGATCGGCCCCGAGGGCTGGCTGCAGCATATTCGTCAGGCGGCACAGGACTGGGCAGGGCGCTTTGAATGTCTCGGTGTCGCGGTCACCGGCCAGATCGACGGCACCATGTGGAAGAGCGTCAATCCGCAGGTTCTGTCTGTGGGGGGGGCCTTTCCACTGGTCTCTGCTTTGTCGGAGATTTGCGACCACGTGATTGCCAGGAATGACGCCCAGGCGGCGGCTTGGGCGGAACATATCTATGGCGCGGGTAAAGGCCTTGATCTTGTCTATCTTACAATTTCCACCGGATTGGGCGGCGGCATTGTTTGTAACGGCAAATTGTTGCGGGGCCACCGGGGGCTGGCGGGGCATTTTGGCCAGATCTCGCCGGCACTCGCTGACATCAATGGCTCAGACGAGCCGTTTGAAAAATCCGCAACCGGGCGCTGGATGGCCCATGAGGCCGCCAAACAGGGTCTGGATATATCGGCCAAAGATATATTCGAGAACATGGTAGCCGGTGACGCATGGTCGAGACAGATCATCGTGACCTCGGCCCGGCGTGTGGCAAACCTATGCCGCGATATCCAATATACCCTAGACCCCGAGGTGATCGTAATTGGCGGGGGAATTGGTTTGGCGACAGGCTACATCGACGACGTTCAAAACGCCTTGTTATCGACCGATCCGTCTCAGGCAATGACCATTCGCACGTCCGCATTCAAAGACCGGGCGGGAATAGTCGGCATCGCCGCGCTAGCGGCACAATCTCATTTGCAACGTGGAGGAAACGATGAGAAAATCTAA
- a CDS encoding PAS domain-containing protein codes for MSYHDRRQEFRPATGEAPFGLDEVFFSRTDSRGIIQAYNHVFQRVANYEAEDLLGKPHKIIRHPDMPRGVFYLFWDALKSGQTIGAYVKNKAADGLYYWVFAVVVPCEDGFLSARIKPSSPLFDTIIAEYTTLLEAEQHEGLCPEDSAVQLLGRLQDLGFEDYVSFATHALAEELNARDSGLGAAADPKIKEFRNMLKNARDLVQETEALVQEFDAMRTIPHNMRVIASRIEPAGGPVTVLSQNYGAMSRDMSEWFADHVLGEESNFSAIKDTVNNGLFIECMARILTECDVQLQKEPSDIQGINMQEELKALGKLVTGQRDLARRGLTEVKLETDRILTACKVMHRHFLGLSLTRVLCKIESARMSTEGQALTAIITQLGVFQGRISSQLNRIIALATAIQKVKL; via the coding sequence TTGTCATATCATGATCGTCGCCAAGAATTCCGCCCCGCAACTGGCGAAGCTCCTTTCGGCTTGGATGAGGTGTTTTTCTCTCGCACCGACAGCCGAGGAATTATTCAGGCTTATAACCATGTGTTCCAACGTGTCGCGAATTACGAAGCCGAGGATCTTTTAGGCAAGCCGCATAAAATCATCCGCCACCCCGACATGCCACGCGGTGTGTTTTATCTGTTTTGGGACGCGCTGAAGTCCGGGCAGACCATAGGGGCCTATGTCAAAAACAAAGCCGCGGATGGGCTATATTATTGGGTATTTGCAGTGGTTGTCCCCTGCGAGGACGGTTTTCTGTCCGCCCGTATCAAACCGAGCAGCCCGCTGTTCGATACAATCATTGCTGAATACACAACGCTTCTCGAAGCTGAGCAACACGAAGGGCTATGCCCCGAAGACAGCGCCGTGCAGCTGCTGGGGCGCCTCCAGGATCTCGGGTTCGAGGACTACGTTAGTTTTGCCACCCATGCGCTTGCAGAAGAATTGAATGCACGGGACTCCGGACTGGGCGCGGCTGCAGATCCAAAGATCAAAGAATTCCGCAATATGCTAAAGAATGCCCGAGATTTGGTCCAGGAAACTGAGGCGTTGGTGCAGGAATTTGACGCCATGCGCACGATCCCTCACAATATGCGCGTCATCGCCTCACGGATCGAACCGGCTGGTGGGCCAGTGACAGTGCTCTCACAAAACTACGGCGCCATGTCGCGCGATATGTCGGAGTGGTTTGCAGACCATGTCCTCGGCGAAGAATCCAATTTTTCCGCTATCAAGGACACCGTAAACAACGGTTTGTTTATTGAATGCATGGCGCGGATCTTGACCGAATGTGACGTCCAACTGCAAAAAGAACCGAGCGACATTCAAGGAATCAATATGCAAGAAGAGCTTAAGGCACTGGGGAAACTGGTTACAGGCCAACGTGACCTCGCACGCCGCGGTCTAACGGAAGTCAAGTTGGAAACAGATCGCATCCTAACAGCCTGCAAAGTGATGCATCGCCACTTCCTTGGGCTCAGCCTGACGCGGGTATTGTGTAAAATTGAAAGCGCCCGCATGTCAACTGAAGGCCAGGCACTGACTGCCATCATCACCCAGCTCGGCGTGTTCCAAGGACGGATTTCGTCGCAACTGAATCGTATTATCGCTCTGGCCACGGCAATCCAGAAGGTAAAACTCTAA
- the nagB gene encoding glucosamine-6-phosphate deaminase, producing MKVLIFDTVTSAVEAVADRLAGKVAGKPDCVLGLATGGTVEPVYEALVARYEAGRVRFDQTHTFNLDEYVGLEPTHPMSYHSYMARHLFDRTDFRACNTHIPHGNAADPAAEADHYERLIKGRGGIDLQLLGVGENGHIGFNEPTSSLSSVTRLKTLAPETVRANSRYFEHQSDVPQVSITMGIATILQADEIALLATGSNKAKAVRDLIEGPLSAMCPASALQLHQKTEVYIDAEAAAELSLRDYYEAVHPGGKIGHP from the coding sequence ATGAAAGTCCTGATTTTTGATACGGTTACATCCGCCGTCGAGGCGGTGGCGGATAGGCTGGCTGGCAAGGTCGCCGGTAAGCCAGACTGCGTTTTGGGTCTTGCGACCGGCGGCACCGTGGAACCGGTTTATGAGGCGCTGGTCGCCAGATATGAGGCAGGCCGAGTTCGTTTCGACCAAACCCATACCTTTAACCTCGACGAATATGTCGGGCTGGAGCCGACGCACCCGATGTCCTACCACAGCTATATGGCCCGGCATTTGTTTGACCGCACCGATTTTCGCGCCTGCAACACCCACATTCCTCATGGAAACGCAGCCGACCCTGCAGCCGAGGCGGATCACTATGAGCGGCTGATCAAGGGTCGGGGTGGCATAGATCTGCAGCTTCTGGGGGTTGGCGAAAACGGCCATATCGGGTTCAATGAACCGACCTCTAGCCTGTCGTCGGTCACCCGGTTGAAAACACTTGCTCCAGAGACCGTGCGGGCCAACAGCCGTTACTTTGAGCACCAATCGGATGTTCCGCAGGTGTCCATCACCATGGGCATTGCCACGATCCTGCAGGCTGATGAAATTGCGCTGCTGGCAACCGGCTCAAACAAGGCCAAAGCGGTAAGGGATCTGATCGAAGGCCCGTTGAGCGCCATGTGCCCGGCCAGTGCGCTTCAGCTGCACCAAAAAACCGAAGTTTATATAGATGCGGAGGCCGCAGCAGAGCTGTCGTTGCGGGACTATTACGAAGCCGTTCACCCCGGCGGCAAGATTGGCCACCCATGA
- a CDS encoding carbohydrate ABC transporter permease, giving the protein MSPKIENRILATPIVLFLLVMLGFPAVLDILYSFSEVSFENLRAPTLNGGKNFVKVVNDPEFWAASWFSLKFGVATALSECILGLVLAVYLAPIIRKNNWMIAVLIMPMIIAPAMMGLMYRLVLHEFVGSLPHYLYLWLGDSPAFLSRENVFLTVFTIETLQWTPFAFLLFYMAYEAIPSEMREAAAVDGTRPWRMFWFIEVPQMAPTLAVAFFIRFIDGFRVFDNIFVLTGAGAGGSTTSLSIYIYLSFFRSGDIGKALAASVILFCVAFVILFFAGRVLRRDRA; this is encoded by the coding sequence ATGTCTCCAAAAATCGAAAATCGCATTCTGGCGACCCCCATCGTTCTGTTCCTGCTGGTGATGCTTGGATTTCCGGCTGTGCTCGACATCCTGTACAGCTTTTCCGAAGTTTCATTTGAGAATCTCAGAGCCCCGACACTGAATGGCGGCAAGAATTTCGTCAAGGTTGTCAATGACCCCGAGTTTTGGGCAGCCTCTTGGTTCTCGCTCAAATTTGGCGTCGCAACGGCGCTGAGCGAATGCATCCTGGGCCTGGTTCTGGCGGTCTATCTGGCACCGATCATCCGCAAGAACAATTGGATGATTGCGGTGTTGATCATGCCGATGATTATTGCGCCTGCGATGATGGGGCTGATGTATCGCCTTGTTTTACATGAATTCGTCGGCTCGCTGCCGCATTATCTGTACCTGTGGCTTGGTGACAGCCCTGCCTTTCTCAGCCGTGAAAACGTATTTCTGACGGTGTTTACAATCGAAACGCTGCAATGGACCCCCTTTGCCTTCCTGCTGTTTTACATGGCCTATGAGGCCATCCCAAGCGAGATGCGCGAGGCAGCCGCAGTTGACGGCACCCGCCCGTGGCGCATGTTCTGGTTCATCGAAGTGCCACAGATGGCGCCCACCCTGGCGGTGGCGTTCTTTATTCGCTTCATCGACGGGTTCCGGGTGTTTGACAATATCTTCGTGCTCACGGGTGCCGGTGCGGGCGGATCGACGACCTCGCTCTCGATCTATATCTACTTGTCCTTCTTCAGATCAGGAGACATCGGCAAAGCGCTGGCGGCCTCGGTCATTCTGTTCTGCGTCGCCTTTGTCATCCTGTTCTTCGCCGGACGGGTTCTGCGGAGGGACCGGGCATGA
- a CDS encoding N-acetylmannosamine-6-phosphate 2-epimerase, whose protein sequence is MLKFLENQLIVSCQPCTGGPMDRPSIVAALACAAVEGGATAVRVEGIRNVEAVRAACDAPIIGIVKVDLADSPVRITPFTQNIRDLTAAGSDIIALDVTDRPRPERLEDLFQAIKFCGVLSMADCSCLADGEGALRFGADILATTMAGYTTPHTAPEPDLELVVKLAALGRFVIAEGRYNTPALAAAALAAGANAVVVGSAITRTEVVTGWFASAVKAGAKL, encoded by the coding sequence ATGCTGAAATTTCTTGAAAATCAGCTGATAGTGTCATGTCAGCCGTGTACTGGCGGACCGATGGACCGGCCTTCCATTGTCGCGGCACTGGCCTGCGCCGCCGTTGAGGGGGGCGCCACAGCTGTTCGCGTTGAGGGCATCCGCAACGTTGAGGCGGTCCGTGCCGCCTGTGACGCTCCAATCATTGGCATCGTCAAAGTTGACCTGGCAGACAGCCCGGTTCGTATCACACCCTTCACCCAGAATATCCGTGATTTGACCGCCGCAGGATCAGATATCATCGCATTGGACGTGACCGACAGGCCACGCCCGGAGCGGCTTGAGGATCTCTTTCAGGCGATCAAATTTTGCGGGGTGCTGTCGATGGCGGATTGTTCCTGTCTGGCAGACGGGGAGGGCGCCCTTCGATTTGGGGCGGACATTCTGGCGACCACAATGGCCGGTTACACAACACCCCACACGGCGCCCGAACCTGATTTGGAACTGGTTGTCAAGCTGGCTGCTTTAGGGAGGTTTGTCATTGCAGAGGGCCGCTACAATACCCCGGCGCTGGCCGCAGCGGCGCTGGCCGCGGGGGCAAATGCAGTTGTTGTGGGCTCGGCCATTACCCGGACAGAAGTTGTCACCGGCTGGTTCGCCAGCGCCGTGAAGGCGGGGGCAAAGCTCTGA
- a CDS encoding cupin domain-containing protein, with amino-acid sequence MYNMDFADRVVIDTKNHPWQESPSKGVWRKPLAREGAEHGHATSIVRYEPGTSFTSHSHPHGEEIMVLEGVFSDENGDYPAGTYIRNPKGSSHAPYSAQGCTLLVKLNQFQPGDSQQIAFNTGDAEWMQGHGDLRVMPLHEYRGASTALVHWPAGTHFLPHSHVGGEEIFVISGEFIDEHGRYPAGSWIRSPHMSKHDPHVELETTILVKVGHLRP; translated from the coding sequence ATGTATAATATGGATTTTGCAGACCGAGTGGTCATCGACACAAAAAACCATCCTTGGCAGGAAAGCCCAAGCAAGGGTGTGTGGCGCAAACCCTTGGCCCGGGAAGGTGCTGAGCACGGCCACGCCACCAGCATAGTCCGCTATGAACCGGGCACCAGCTTTACCTCCCACAGCCATCCTCATGGTGAGGAAATCATGGTGCTGGAGGGGGTGTTTTCAGATGAAAATGGTGATTACCCGGCTGGCACCTATATCCGAAACCCAAAAGGCAGCAGCCATGCGCCTTACAGCGCACAGGGCTGCACCTTGCTGGTCAAGCTAAACCAGTTCCAGCCGGGCGATTCTCAACAGATCGCTTTCAATACCGGCGATGCAGAATGGATGCAGGGGCATGGCGATTTGCGTGTCATGCCGCTGCATGAGTATAGGGGCGCGTCTACCGCATTGGTGCATTGGCCGGCTGGCACCCATTTTCTGCCCCACAGCCATGTCGGCGGCGAAGAGATATTTGTCATCAGCGGTGAGTTTATCGACGAACATGGCCGTTATCCGGCGGGCAGCTGGATCAGAAGCCCGCATATGAGCAAACACGACCCCCATGTCGAATTAGAGACCACTATTCTGGTCAAGGTCGGGCATCTGCGCCCTTAG
- a CDS encoding LysR family transcriptional regulator — protein MQPTKIETGEGGDVNLSHIKFVVMTAELKSFSRAAEVCHVTQPTLSNGVSKLEEALGGKLFTRTTRAVSVTAFGEMLMPMMASLLRLEAEIQQSASEFTNPQTVVLKIGMSPLVSTRLITPLINSFKAKNAKHDILLIEENLTVLNEKLKSRELDLILVPAIKKVADKNSASLYEDDLFLINDQPSSNQAIIPVEAVRDQIFVMVPDSCGLSEITRSLLRTTRKEIKEYQGKALSYQVLAEWASSGLGSAVLPRSKIPAHIPKQQICKSGEPARISFEARWSFADSVPLKRLIQHFKDNIENTLTGMAD, from the coding sequence ATGCAGCCGACCAAAATAGAAACCGGGGAAGGGGGCGACGTGAATCTTTCGCACATTAAATTTGTGGTGATGACGGCGGAGCTGAAATCCTTCAGCAGAGCGGCCGAGGTTTGCCATGTGACGCAACCAACCCTTTCCAACGGCGTGTCCAAACTGGAGGAAGCACTTGGTGGAAAACTATTTACCAGAACAACCAGAGCCGTAAGCGTGACCGCATTTGGTGAAATGCTGATGCCGATGATGGCGTCGCTGCTGCGGCTTGAGGCGGAAATTCAGCAAAGCGCCAGTGAATTCACCAACCCGCAAACCGTGGTTCTGAAAATCGGAATGTCACCTTTGGTCAGCACCAGATTGATCACGCCGCTGATCAATTCGTTCAAGGCAAAAAACGCCAAGCACGACATTTTGTTGATCGAGGAGAACCTGACTGTCCTGAATGAGAAATTGAAAAGCCGGGAGCTCGACCTGATCCTGGTGCCCGCAATCAAAAAAGTGGCCGACAAGAACAGTGCCTCGCTGTACGAGGACGACCTGTTTCTGATCAACGACCAACCAAGTTCCAACCAGGCGATAATTCCCGTTGAAGCGGTCCGCGATCAGATTTTCGTAATGGTGCCAGACTCTTGCGGGCTTTCTGAAATCACCCGGTCGCTGCTGCGCACCACGCGAAAAGAGATCAAAGAATACCAAGGCAAAGCACTGAGTTATCAGGTTTTGGCGGAGTGGGCATCTAGTGGGTTGGGCTCGGCTGTATTGCCCAGAAGCAAAATCCCTGCACATATTCCCAAACAACAGATCTGCAAGTCAGGTGAACCCGCACGGATATCATTTGAGGCCAGATGGTCGTTCGCTGACAGCGTACCGCTTAAGCGGCTGATACAGCATTTCAAAGATAACATCGAAAACACTTTGACTGGAATGGCCGACTGA
- a CDS encoding extracellular solute-binding protein encodes MRKSNKYLATAAAALLTVLPSLASAEVTVLGWPGGPEEVALRAASKLYNSKADVSEDNKVELIFFSRDGFYDKLQADLAAGTDAFDANLLATYSIGRYAPYLKPVTLSDNAAEVFGDAVLKTMQFEGQQFGVPTDLSLHFLYYRTDLIQELLEDASQHEKYGDISEEYLGVRLSPKDPDNWTWQDFAANALYFTKSVNSDSPTRYGTVLQLKNLLFNMMVFHSLPRAYGADWMDGDGNITVDSEAFREALGLFKILVDAGATPKDSFSYEYAEANAAFGAGQVAAMMQWNAAAADLTDADKTPVTATVTATIAPPTGPEGRFTHVHGLGLGVNASGKNVAGAEAFVQWLSTAEAATTYALNGGAPGLSANVVAGIASERPDLVPLGQFASNYGFVMNGGTSAKALSVYELQAKEFTGFLSGGQSLDEALAKTATGMAELLK; translated from the coding sequence ATGAGAAAATCTAACAAATACCTGGCGACTGCTGCGGCGGCGCTTCTGACGGTACTGCCCTCTTTGGCAAGCGCCGAGGTGACGGTGCTCGGATGGCCAGGCGGCCCGGAAGAAGTGGCGCTTCGTGCGGCGAGCAAGCTGTATAACAGCAAGGCGGATGTCAGCGAAGACAACAAGGTCGAGTTGATCTTCTTTAGCCGCGACGGTTTTTACGACAAGCTGCAAGCGGATCTTGCGGCGGGCACCGACGCCTTTGATGCCAATCTTCTGGCCACCTATTCGATCGGCCGCTACGCCCCTTACCTCAAGCCGGTCACATTGTCGGACAATGCGGCTGAAGTGTTTGGCGATGCGGTGCTGAAAACTATGCAGTTTGAGGGCCAGCAGTTCGGGGTGCCGACGGATCTTTCGCTGCATTTCCTGTACTATCGCACCGACCTGATCCAGGAACTGTTGGAGGATGCGTCTCAACACGAAAAATATGGCGATATCTCTGAGGAATATCTGGGGGTTCGGCTGTCGCCCAAAGATCCCGACAACTGGACCTGGCAGGATTTTGCCGCCAACGCATTGTATTTCACCAAATCGGTCAATTCGGACAGCCCAACCCGTTACGGCACCGTGCTTCAGTTGAAAAACCTGCTGTTCAACATGATGGTATTCCATTCGCTGCCACGTGCTTATGGGGCGGATTGGATGGACGGGGATGGCAATATCACCGTTGACTCCGAAGCCTTCCGAGAGGCGCTTGGCCTGTTCAAGATCCTGGTCGATGCCGGTGCTACTCCAAAAGACTCGTTCTCCTACGAATATGCCGAAGCAAATGCGGCGTTTGGTGCCGGTCAAGTTGCAGCCATGATGCAATGGAATGCGGCTGCCGCAGATCTGACGGATGCGGACAAAACGCCGGTAACCGCCACAGTAACCGCAACAATTGCACCGCCGACAGGACCCGAAGGTCGCTTTACGCATGTGCATGGGCTGGGTCTTGGCGTGAATGCCAGCGGCAAAAATGTAGCCGGTGCAGAGGCGTTCGTTCAATGGCTGTCAACGGCCGAAGCGGCAACGACATATGCGCTGAACGGAGGCGCACCGGGCCTGTCGGCTAATGTTGTCGCCGGTATCGCCAGCGAACGGCCTGATCTGGTGCCATTGGGACAGTTCGCGTCCAATTATGGCTTTGTTATGAATGGCGGAACCTCGGCAAAAGCCCTGTCGGTATATGAACTCCAAGCCAAAGAATTCACCGGGTTTCTGTCCGGCGGTCAATCTTTGGATGAGGCTCTGGCGAAAACAGCCACTGGCATGGCCGAACTCCTGAAGTAA
- a CDS encoding carbohydrate ABC transporter permease, giving the protein MKNKYKDLPRWAVFAIAAFVMNFPVISTLSAALKTNAEISRNPGLWVNAPTLENFAVVLEVTERLNIFSYLHNSLVASLIGSILPIMVCFPMAYAVARRGYGTNVIFPTVVNLRAMPLIIFAIPLYMMYQTVGLLDTRLGLGLILAVVNLPLALLLLINAINDVPYELDEAARMDGARIFTILVKIVFPICLPALATVFIFSFITAWNEFLFGLMLTTSEAVPMTVGASFFFSSGGGGVQWGVAAAVIIVASLPPVVLGILMYKHISRSMTAGAVKG; this is encoded by the coding sequence ATGAAAAACAAATACAAGGATCTGCCGCGCTGGGCCGTCTTTGCAATAGCCGCTTTTGTGATGAACTTCCCGGTTATTTCAACGCTCTCTGCCGCCCTCAAGACTAATGCAGAGATCAGCAGAAACCCCGGTCTCTGGGTGAACGCCCCGACGCTCGAAAACTTTGCCGTGGTGCTGGAAGTCACCGAACGGCTGAATATTTTCAGCTATCTGCACAATAGTCTGGTTGCCTCGCTTATTGGTTCGATTTTGCCGATCATGGTCTGTTTTCCGATGGCCTATGCGGTGGCCCGTCGCGGCTATGGCACCAATGTGATCTTTCCAACTGTGGTGAACCTGCGGGCGATGCCGTTGATCATCTTCGCGATCCCGCTCTATATGATGTATCAGACGGTTGGATTGCTGGATACAAGGCTGGGGTTGGGGCTTATCCTGGCGGTGGTCAATCTGCCGCTGGCGCTGTTGCTGCTGATCAATGCGATCAACGATGTTCCCTATGAACTTGATGAGGCCGCGCGGATGGACGGCGCCCGCATATTTACCATCCTGGTCAAAATCGTCTTCCCGATCTGCCTGCCGGCGCTGGCGACGGTTTTCATCTTCAGCTTCATTACCGCCTGGAACGAGTTTCTGTTTGGCCTGATGCTGACCACCTCCGAGGCTGTTCCGATGACAGTTGGCGCCTCGTTCTTCTTTTCGTCCGGCGGCGGCGGTGTTCAGTGGGGGGTCGCGGCGGCGGTGATCATTGTCGCGTCCCTGCCACCGGTGGTGCTCGGTATTTTGATGTACAAGCACATCAGTCGCTCGATGACTGCAGGCGCGGTAAAAGGATAA
- a CDS encoding GntR family transcriptional regulator, whose amino-acid sequence MSATESQILDYLKVTLNAQVSSASKYVALSNAIKLAVEEKILPPESNLPSERKMADFLGVSRITVRNSINALASAGTLVRRQGAKTSVANKVRKNISNLIGFSEDIRSRGMRPGMRVLRAETAKPTDLEREKLQLNDGEEVVRMHRIRLANDRPIAIEVAVLPLSVVKSPDALGPSLYASLDAMGVLPDNGIQRISAETLNAVDAELLETRPGTPILVVERCCKTVDGKPIEYTITQYNAEIFDFVNELQR is encoded by the coding sequence GTGAGCGCAACAGAGAGCCAGATCCTAGACTATCTAAAGGTCACTTTGAATGCCCAGGTTTCGTCGGCCTCAAAGTATGTTGCGCTGTCCAATGCGATAAAACTGGCGGTCGAAGAAAAAATTCTACCGCCGGAATCAAATCTGCCCAGTGAGCGCAAAATGGCAGATTTTCTGGGTGTCTCCAGAATAACGGTTCGCAATTCCATCAACGCGCTGGCCTCTGCAGGAACACTTGTTCGCCGCCAGGGGGCCAAGACATCGGTTGCCAACAAAGTCAGAAAAAACATCTCCAACCTGATTGGCTTCTCTGAGGACATTCGATCGCGAGGCATGCGTCCGGGCATGAGAGTGCTGCGGGCAGAGACCGCAAAGCCGACCGATCTGGAACGGGAAAAGCTGCAACTGAACGATGGCGAAGAGGTTGTCAGGATGCACCGCATCAGACTTGCCAACGATCGGCCAATAGCCATTGAGGTCGCGGTGCTGCCTCTTTCTGTTGTTAAATCGCCGGACGCATTGGGCCCCTCGCTCTATGCGTCACTGGATGCAATGGGGGTGCTTCCCGACAATGGTATCCAGAGGATCTCGGCAGAAACATTGAATGCGGTTGACGCTGAATTGCTCGAAACCAGACCCGGCACTCCCATTCTGGTTGTAGAAAGATGCTGTAAGACAGTCGACGGTAAGCCCATCGAATATACGATAACTCAGTATAACGCCGAAATTTTTGACTTTGTGAATGAGCTTCAGCGGTAA
- a CDS encoding IS3 family transposase, translated as MLEGASGLFERGGRKTPEVDEEQVKAETEMNLDLMRVIDKPLLETPFYGVRQPVGTLLRGCPVGRRMTGHLRNEENLVNEKRIRRLMRLMGLMPIYQKPNARCPATHACMCERRQTRKEP; from the coding sequence TTGCTGGAAGGCGCTTCAGGCCTGTTTGAGCGCGGTGGCCGAAAAACCCCGGAAGTTGATGAAGAGCAGGTAAAAGCTGAGACTGAGATGAACCTCGATCTGATGCGGGTGATCGACAAGCCGTTGTTGGAGACCCCGTTTTATGGCGTTCGCCAGCCTGTCGGGACATTGCTGCGCGGGTGCCCTGTCGGCCGGCGGATGACAGGGCACCTGCGGAATGAAGAAAACCTGGTCAATGAGAAACGGATCAGACGTTTGATGCGGCTGATGGGCCTCATGCCGATCTACCAAAAGCCGAACGCCCGTTGCCCGGCAACACATGCTTGCATGTGCGAGAGGCGGCAAACCCGCAAAGAGCCATAA